In one Bacillus thuringiensis genomic region, the following are encoded:
- the lepB gene encoding signal peptidase I — translation MMQKKKRWREFFGTIAIACLLVFLAKIFVFFPTTVKGASMRPTLKDGDKVIVNKLAKQFESYGREDIIVVKTDNFYVKRVIGLPGDIIEMRNDQLYVNSEVEDEEYLDSNKKQAEKKLMNLTEDFGPITVPKNKIFVMGDNRLISKDSRNGLGFIDREDVLGKLAGVYYPFEHMKIIK, via the coding sequence ATGATGCAAAAGAAAAAACGTTGGCGTGAATTCTTTGGAACTATTGCAATTGCATGTTTATTGGTGTTTTTGGCGAAAATTTTTGTGTTTTTCCCTACGACTGTAAAAGGAGCATCTATGAGGCCAACGTTGAAAGATGGAGATAAGGTGATTGTTAATAAGTTAGCAAAACAATTTGAAAGCTATGGGAGAGAAGACATTATTGTTGTGAAAACAGATAATTTTTATGTCAAAAGAGTGATTGGATTGCCTGGAGATATAATTGAGATGAGAAATGATCAATTATATGTAAATTCTGAAGTGGAAGATGAAGAGTATTTGGATAGTAATAAAAAACAAGCAGAAAAAAAACTTATGAATTTAACAGAGGACTTTGGACCGATTACAGTTCCTAAAAATAAGATTTTTGTTATGGGAGATAATCGCTTAATAAGTAAAGATAGTAGAAATGGTTTAGGTTTTATTGATAGAGAAGATGTGTTAGGAAAGTTAGCAGGCGTTTATTATCCGTTTGAACATATGAAAATAATAAAGTAA
- a CDS encoding DUF4075 domain-containing protein: MAKKNNIARNIAIGVAAGVAVSMLKKENREKVKNTAEKAKTKMIEIGENAKIKEKVQTVTDKGRELADFNVVKAKVAEIKKLTPSVVETLKETKEIFSKKKVEPEEKPETIEIQAVSPKVDELKAEEEPVVAEDGGMKEARELFMKDSNAVEKKTEAYIELKQDKEEKKSV, from the coding sequence ATGGCAAAGAAAAATAATATTGCTCGAAACATTGCGATTGGTGTAGCGGCAGGTGTAGCTGTATCCATGTTAAAGAAAGAAAACCGTGAAAAAGTAAAAAATACAGCAGAAAAAGCAAAAACAAAGATGATTGAAATTGGTGAAAATGCAAAGATTAAAGAAAAAGTGCAAACTGTTACAGATAAAGGACGCGAACTTGCTGATTTCAATGTGGTAAAAGCGAAAGTAGCAGAAATTAAAAAATTAACGCCATCTGTTGTAGAGACGTTAAAAGAAACGAAAGAAATTTTTAGTAAGAAAAAAGTTGAGCCAGAAGAAAAGCCAGAAACGATTGAAATTCAAGCTGTATCTCCAAAGGTAGATGAGCTAAAAGCAGAAGAAGAGCCAGTAGTTGCTGAAGATGGTGGTATGAAAGAAGCGCGTGAATTATTTATGAAAGACTCAAATGCAGTGGAAAAAAAAACTGAAGCGTACATTGAGTTAAAGCAAGATAAAGAAGAGAAGAAAAGCGTTTAA
- a CDS encoding YihY/virulence factor BrkB family protein — protein MRKILEKVRRNRTYSFGKDLYDRTMRDDVAGLAAQLAYFFLLAIFPGLVFLITLLGFIPIQTEDVLSLLEVYVPDDAMNLIEVNVDKVVNQQNGGLLSFGLLSMLWFASNGVNAVMNAFNRAYDVKETRSFITTRALSIVFTLAIIFMIVFALIVPVFGQVIGAAVFKALGLSDSFSFVWSITRLVASFFVLFALFSFLYTFAPDRKLKRREVISGALFATVGWIVVSYSFAYYVDKFANYANTYGGLGGIIILMLWFYLTGWVILLGGEINGLLHHYRTGDNNSRNEK, from the coding sequence ATGAGAAAAATTTTAGAAAAGGTGAGAAGAAATCGTACTTATTCGTTTGGTAAAGATTTATATGACCGGACGATGCGCGATGATGTAGCGGGCTTGGCAGCACAGCTCGCTTATTTCTTCTTGCTTGCGATTTTTCCTGGGCTCGTTTTCTTAATTACGCTTCTTGGATTTATTCCCATTCAAACAGAGGATGTGCTTAGTTTATTAGAGGTTTATGTACCAGATGATGCAATGAACTTAATTGAGGTAAATGTAGATAAAGTTGTAAACCAGCAAAATGGTGGTTTATTATCATTTGGTTTATTATCCATGTTATGGTTTGCCTCAAATGGTGTTAATGCGGTTATGAATGCTTTTAACCGCGCTTATGACGTGAAAGAAACACGTTCTTTTATTACAACAAGAGCGTTATCAATTGTGTTTACATTAGCTATTATTTTTATGATTGTCTTTGCGTTAATTGTTCCGGTATTCGGACAAGTTATTGGAGCAGCAGTGTTTAAAGCACTCGGTTTATCAGATAGTTTTTCTTTCGTATGGAGCATTACACGATTAGTAGCGAGTTTCTTCGTGCTATTTGCTTTGTTTAGTTTCTTATATACATTTGCCCCAGATCGAAAGTTAAAAAGAAGAGAAGTTATTTCAGGGGCGTTATTTGCTACTGTAGGATGGATTGTGGTATCGTACTCATTTGCTTATTATGTAGATAAGTTTGCGAATTACGCCAATACATATGGTGGTCTCGGTGGTATTATTATTTTAATGTTATGGTTTTACTTAACTGGATGGGTAATTTTACTTGGCGGTGAAATTAATGGTTTACTCCATCATTATAGAACGGGTGACAATAATTCCCGTAATGAAAAATGA
- a CDS encoding low molecular weight protein-tyrosine-phosphatase, protein MVQVLFVCLGNICRSPMAEAIFRDLVVKEGLKEKIVIDSAGTGDWHVGHPPHKGTQKILKENAVTFEGIKARQVEKEDLTKFDYIIAMDNKNIADLKSLGKTGGYIGRLSDFVPDGGWTDVPDPYYTGNFQEVYDLVTEGCAKLLAFIRNEQGI, encoded by the coding sequence ATGGTTCAAGTATTGTTTGTTTGTCTTGGGAACATTTGCCGTTCTCCGATGGCAGAAGCGATTTTTCGAGATCTTGTCGTAAAAGAGGGACTTAAAGAGAAAATTGTCATTGATTCTGCAGGAACTGGAGATTGGCATGTTGGCCATCCGCCACATAAAGGAACACAAAAAATTTTAAAAGAAAATGCAGTCACTTTTGAAGGAATTAAAGCAAGGCAAGTAGAAAAAGAAGACTTAACAAAGTTTGATTATATTATTGCCATGGACAACAAGAATATAGCAGATTTAAAAAGTTTAGGTAAAACTGGAGGCTATATTGGTAGGCTGTCCGACTTTGTTCCAGACGGTGGCTGGACAGACGTTCCTGACCCTTACTATACAGGGAATTTCCAAGAAGTATATGACCTTGTAACAGAAGGGTGTGCAAAGCTATTAGCTTTCATTCGAAATGAACAAGGAATATGA
- a CDS encoding DMT family transporter — translation MKTEKFFTHPIGVFIAAIVATFLWGSAFPFIKLSYVELGIQPQEVGEQILFAGYRFLLSGVMLLLFFKMLGKDMSFKKGTGKQLIQIGLFQTFLQYICFYIGMSYSSGIEGAIISGTSSFFQILLAHFLYKDDALNMRKIIGVSIGFCGVILVNVPSDGSLSFHFGIGSLLLLSAAMLYSYGNILAKEGSKTLDVGYMTAYQMMFGSIGLLCIGALQVGVMPFTFSLHALLMLIYLSFLSAAGFCIWNTIMKYNKVGKVSMYMFFIPVFGVLLSSMILGEAIHSFVLFGLACVAAGIIVVNRTPAKQKMEQEKQVA, via the coding sequence GTGAAGACAGAGAAATTTTTTACCCATCCGATTGGCGTATTTATTGCTGCGATAGTAGCAACTTTTTTATGGGGAAGCGCATTTCCTTTTATTAAATTAAGTTATGTTGAACTTGGAATTCAACCACAAGAAGTTGGAGAGCAAATATTATTTGCCGGTTATCGTTTCCTTTTATCTGGAGTCATGCTCTTATTATTCTTTAAAATGTTAGGAAAAGATATGAGCTTCAAAAAAGGAACGGGGAAACAGTTAATACAAATTGGTTTATTCCAAACGTTTCTTCAATATATCTGTTTTTATATTGGAATGAGTTATAGTTCGGGAATTGAAGGAGCTATCATTTCAGGGACATCATCATTCTTTCAAATTTTACTCGCCCATTTTTTATATAAAGATGATGCCCTCAATATGAGAAAAATAATTGGGGTATCGATTGGTTTTTGTGGCGTCATTTTAGTAAATGTGCCGAGTGATGGTAGCTTATCATTTCATTTTGGAATCGGAAGCTTGTTACTTCTTAGTGCAGCAATGCTGTATTCATATGGAAACATATTAGCAAAAGAAGGTAGTAAAACATTAGATGTTGGCTATATGACAGCATACCAAATGATGTTTGGTTCTATAGGATTATTATGTATAGGGGCTTTACAAGTTGGAGTAATGCCATTTACATTTAGTCTACATGCACTACTTATGCTGATTTATTTATCTTTCTTATCTGCAGCTGGTTTTTGCATTTGGAATACAATTATGAAATACAACAAGGTTGGAAAAGTATCTATGTATATGTTCTTTATACCCGTATTTGGTGTATTATTATCGAGCATGATTTTAGGTGAAGCAATTCATTCATTTGTGCTATTCGGTTTAGCGTGTGTAGCCGCGGGAATTATTGTGGTAAATCGAACGCCAGCTAAGCAAAAAATGGAGCAAGAAAAACAAGTGGCATAG
- a CDS encoding lysoplasmalogenase has protein sequence MNLLYVLLIGQILLFLIGAIYAIRQTKRTKDNMPLPLAIRLILSFSLTGSAIWIWVQDPSVEYSTWVALGMTLSTVGDLFMAGLIPIGHRLIGGMVTFALAHCFYVKAFLQTGISWNGFWIGLLVYGLFLIVGWFFFIRNDKQDKLFTIGALIYGLWVGGMACFAFALYYENTGIWWIPAFGGLLFVISDFIIGVTDIGGRKLKYEPLWIWFTYVAAQMCIVYVGL, from the coding sequence ATGAATCTACTTTACGTGTTGTTAATTGGGCAAATACTTCTTTTTTTAATTGGTGCAATTTATGCAATACGGCAGACAAAAAGAACAAAAGATAATATGCCGTTACCTTTAGCAATCCGTCTTATTCTTAGTTTTTCTTTAACAGGTAGTGCAATTTGGATATGGGTACAAGATCCATCTGTAGAGTATAGTACGTGGGTTGCACTTGGTATGACTTTATCCACTGTGGGAGATTTGTTTATGGCTGGGCTGATTCCAATTGGTCACAGGTTAATTGGTGGGATGGTTACTTTCGCTCTTGCTCATTGTTTTTATGTAAAAGCATTTTTGCAAACAGGAATTTCGTGGAATGGTTTTTGGATTGGCTTACTCGTATATGGGCTCTTTCTAATTGTAGGATGGTTCTTCTTTATCCGAAATGATAAACAGGATAAATTGTTTACGATAGGAGCTCTAATTTACGGATTGTGGGTTGGAGGAATGGCTTGCTTTGCATTCGCCTTATATTATGAAAATACAGGAATATGGTGGATACCAGCGTTTGGTGGTTTACTGTTTGTGATTTCTGATTTCATTATTGGCGTGACAGATATCGGAGGGCGTAAATTGAAGTATGAGCCACTTTGGATTTGGTTTACATATGTAGCTGCTCAAATGTGTATTGTATATGTGGGATTATAA
- a CDS encoding cation-translocating P-type ATPase: MSNWYSKTKNQILIDLETNEQHGLTDEIVSERLKQYGSNELATKQKRTLWQRIFAQINDVLVYVLIIAALISAFVGEWADASIIALVVVLNAVIGVVQESKAEQALEALKKMATPKAIVKRNGELKEIPSEHVVPGDIVMLDAGRYIPCDLRLIETANLKVEESALTGESVPVDKDAIYHPSMQSDEQVPLGDQKNMAFMSTLVTYGRGVGVAVETGMNSQIGKIATLLHEADDDMTPLQKSLAQVGKYLGFVAVAICIVMFLIGFLQGRDTLEMFMTAISLAVAAIPEGLPAIVSIVLAIGVQRMIKQNVIIRKLPAVEALGSVTIICSDKTGTLTQNKMTVTHFYSDNTYDRLESLNVNNDAQRLLLENMVLCNDASYNNESQTGDPTEIALLVAGTTFNMQKDHLEKIHERVNEVPFDSDRKMMSTVHMYNESYYSMTKGAIDKLLPRCTHIFKKGKIEILTDSDKNQILEAAGSMSQEALRVLSFAFKQYDSNDVDINHLEENLIFIGLVGMIDPPRTEVKDSIKECKKAGIRTVMITGDHKDTAFAIAKELGIAEEISEIMIGTELDNISDTELANKINHLNVFARVSPEHKVKIVKALRAKGNIVSMTGDGVNDAPSLKQADVGVAMGITGTDVAKGAADVVLTDDNFSSIVKAVEEGRNIYRNIKKSILFLLSCNFGEIIALFLAILLGWATPLRPIHILWVNLITDTLPALSLGVDPEDPDVMKEKPRHAKESLFSGSVPFLIFNGVVIGLLTLIAFIAGAKFYTGDTNLFPLFPEQIDDDALLHAQTMAFVVLSFSQLVHSFNLRSRTKSIFSIGIFTNKYLVFSLLIGVLMQVCIISIPPLANIFGVHALTMRDWGFVLLLSIIPLVVNEIIKLVKKN, from the coding sequence ATGAGCAATTGGTACAGTAAGACGAAAAATCAAATATTAATTGACCTAGAAACAAACGAACAACACGGTTTAACAGATGAGATTGTAAGTGAACGTTTAAAGCAATACGGTTCTAATGAATTAGCTACAAAACAAAAACGCACTTTATGGCAGCGTATTTTCGCCCAAATTAATGACGTCCTCGTATATGTCCTTATTATTGCTGCCCTTATTTCTGCCTTTGTAGGTGAATGGGCGGATGCCAGTATTATCGCGCTCGTTGTAGTTTTAAATGCTGTTATCGGTGTTGTCCAAGAATCGAAAGCAGAACAAGCTTTAGAGGCATTGAAAAAGATGGCAACACCTAAAGCTATCGTCAAGAGAAATGGTGAACTAAAAGAAATTCCATCTGAGCACGTCGTTCCAGGGGATATCGTTATGCTCGACGCTGGACGATATATCCCATGCGATTTACGCCTTATCGAAACCGCAAATTTAAAAGTTGAAGAATCTGCTCTAACTGGTGAATCTGTCCCTGTTGATAAAGATGCAATCTACCACCCTTCCATGCAAAGTGATGAGCAAGTACCACTCGGCGACCAAAAAAACATGGCATTTATGTCTACTCTTGTAACATACGGAAGAGGCGTCGGTGTTGCTGTTGAAACTGGGATGAACTCACAAATTGGTAAGATTGCTACCCTTTTACATGAAGCAGACGATGATATGACACCACTTCAAAAAAGCTTAGCACAAGTTGGAAAATATTTAGGCTTTGTCGCTGTAGCTATTTGTATCGTTATGTTTCTCATCGGTTTTTTACAAGGCCGGGATACATTAGAAATGTTTATGACTGCTATTAGTTTAGCTGTTGCAGCTATTCCAGAAGGCTTGCCAGCTATCGTTTCCATCGTTCTTGCAATTGGTGTGCAACGTATGATTAAACAAAACGTTATCATTCGGAAACTACCAGCTGTTGAAGCCCTCGGTTCTGTCACAATTATTTGTTCAGATAAAACAGGTACGTTAACGCAAAATAAAATGACCGTTACTCACTTTTATAGTGATAACACATACGATCGCTTAGAAAGTTTAAATGTAAATAATGATGCGCAACGTCTATTGTTAGAAAATATGGTGCTATGTAATGATGCGTCTTACAATAACGAATCACAAACGGGAGACCCGACTGAAATTGCACTTCTCGTTGCTGGAACCACTTTTAACATGCAAAAAGATCATTTAGAAAAAATACATGAACGTGTTAACGAAGTACCTTTTGATTCAGATCGTAAAATGATGTCAACCGTACATATGTACAATGAAAGTTACTATAGCATGACGAAAGGCGCTATTGATAAACTCTTACCTCGATGTACCCATATTTTTAAAAAAGGCAAAATCGAGATTTTAACTGATTCTGATAAAAATCAAATATTAGAAGCTGCCGGATCAATGTCTCAAGAAGCTTTAAGAGTACTTTCATTCGCATTTAAACAATACGATTCAAACGATGTGGATATAAATCATCTTGAAGAAAATCTTATCTTTATTGGTCTTGTCGGTATGATTGATCCACCACGAACTGAAGTGAAAGATTCAATTAAAGAATGTAAAAAAGCCGGTATTCGCACAGTTATGATTACTGGTGACCATAAAGATACCGCCTTTGCAATTGCCAAAGAACTTGGCATTGCTGAAGAAATATCGGAAATTATGATTGGAACTGAATTAGATAACATTTCTGATACAGAACTAGCTAACAAAATTAATCATTTAAATGTATTCGCTAGAGTCTCTCCAGAGCATAAAGTGAAAATTGTAAAGGCATTACGCGCAAAAGGAAATATCGTTTCTATGACTGGTGATGGTGTCAATGATGCACCATCTTTAAAGCAAGCTGATGTTGGCGTAGCGATGGGCATTACAGGAACAGACGTTGCAAAAGGGGCAGCAGATGTCGTGTTAACAGATGATAATTTCTCATCTATCGTGAAAGCCGTTGAAGAAGGTAGAAATATTTATCGCAACATAAAAAAATCAATTCTCTTCCTACTCTCTTGTAACTTCGGAGAAATTATCGCTTTATTTTTAGCCATTTTACTCGGCTGGGCGACACCACTACGACCTATTCACATTTTGTGGGTGAATTTAATTACAGATACACTGCCTGCATTATCACTTGGGGTTGATCCTGAAGACCCAGATGTGATGAAGGAAAAACCACGACATGCGAAAGAAAGCTTATTTAGCGGCAGCGTTCCTTTCCTAATTTTCAATGGAGTTGTCATTGGACTTTTAACGCTAATAGCTTTTATCGCCGGAGCAAAATTCTATACTGGAGATACAAATTTATTCCCTCTTTTCCCAGAGCAAATTGATGACGATGCTCTATTACATGCTCAAACGATGGCATTTGTCGTTCTTAGTTTTTCTCAGCTCGTTCATTCATTTAACTTGCGTTCAAGAACAAAATCGATTTTTTCAATTGGGATCTTTACAAATAAATATTTAGTCTTCTCCCTCCTTATCGGTGTTCTTATGCAAGTTTGTATCATCTCCATCCCGCCCCTTGCAAATATATTCGGTGTACATGCATTAACGATGCGAGATTGGGGATTTGTTCTCTTATTAAGTATCATTCCGCTTGTTGTGAATGAAATCATTAAATTAGTGAAGAAAAACTAA
- a CDS encoding heavy metal translocating P-type ATPase gives MNSEVKTLHAKETISHPSLWDTLKKHYELVFAVASGIFILVGWLFTKNDAMNVGITCYILAYIVGGYAKAKEGIEDTIEEKELNVEMLMLFAAIGAAIIGYWAEGAILIFIFALSGAMESYTLSKSQKEISALLDLQPEEALRISTGTEERVPVGELQINDIILIKPGERVPADGTIHNGETNIDEAAITGEPIPNEKRHGDEVFAGTVNLRGAIEVKITKPSDQTLFQKIIRLVQSAQSEKSPSQLFIEKFEGTYVKGVLLVVALMMFVPHFLLDWSWNETFYRAMILLVVASPCALVAAITPATLSAISNGARNGILFKGGVHLERLASVKAIAFDKTGTLTEGKPTVTDVYVRENITEKEVLSITASIESHSTHPLAESIVKYAQHAYDITLKKPEKVEDVTGFGLKGILENTAYKIGKADFIGEETKTFHNGISASLEKEGKTVVYISDEGGILGLIALKDTLRQETIVAIRELQSIGVEAIMITGDNEETAKAIASESNIKEYYASCLPETKVETIKKLKEKYGTVAMVGDGINDAPALATASIGVAMGEGTDVALETADVVLMKNELSRLSQAIRLSKRMNRIVKQNVIFSLAVIAMLICSNFLQFLALPFGVIGHEGSTILVILNGLRLLKGSK, from the coding sequence ATGAACTCAGAAGTAAAAACGTTACACGCAAAAGAAACAATTTCACATCCCTCTCTATGGGACACATTAAAAAAACATTATGAACTTGTATTTGCAGTAGCATCTGGTATTTTTATTTTAGTTGGTTGGTTATTCACAAAGAACGATGCAATGAATGTAGGTATTACTTGCTATATCCTTGCTTATATAGTTGGTGGATATGCAAAAGCGAAAGAAGGAATTGAAGATACGATTGAAGAAAAAGAGCTAAATGTTGAAATGCTAATGCTCTTTGCAGCTATTGGCGCTGCAATTATTGGCTACTGGGCAGAAGGGGCTATTTTAATCTTCATCTTTGCGCTCAGCGGTGCTATGGAATCTTATACGTTAAGTAAGAGCCAAAAAGAAATTTCCGCTCTTCTTGACTTACAACCTGAAGAAGCATTACGTATTTCCACCGGAACTGAGGAACGTGTTCCTGTTGGAGAGTTACAAATTAACGACATTATTTTAATTAAACCAGGTGAACGTGTTCCTGCTGACGGTACAATTCATAACGGTGAAACAAATATCGATGAGGCAGCAATCACAGGAGAACCTATTCCAAATGAGAAAAGACATGGCGATGAAGTATTTGCCGGTACTGTAAATTTACGTGGTGCTATCGAAGTTAAAATTACGAAGCCGAGCGATCAAACATTATTCCAAAAGATTATCCGTCTCGTCCAAAGTGCACAAAGTGAAAAATCACCATCACAACTATTCATCGAAAAGTTTGAAGGAACATACGTAAAAGGTGTACTACTCGTTGTTGCGCTTATGATGTTCGTTCCTCATTTCTTACTTGACTGGAGCTGGAATGAAACGTTTTATCGCGCTATGATCTTACTTGTAGTCGCATCTCCTTGTGCACTCGTTGCTGCCATTACACCAGCAACGTTATCTGCAATTTCTAACGGAGCGAGAAATGGGATTCTCTTTAAAGGTGGCGTACATTTAGAACGTCTCGCTTCAGTAAAAGCAATCGCCTTTGATAAAACAGGTACATTAACGGAAGGTAAACCTACCGTAACAGATGTATATGTTCGAGAAAATATAACAGAAAAAGAAGTACTTTCTATTACAGCATCCATTGAAAGTCACTCTACACATCCTTTAGCTGAATCTATTGTTAAATATGCACAACATGCGTACGACATTACATTAAAAAAACCAGAAAAGGTTGAAGATGTAACTGGTTTTGGGCTAAAAGGAATATTGGAAAACACTGCTTATAAAATAGGTAAAGCTGATTTTATCGGTGAAGAAACCAAAACATTTCATAATGGTATTTCTGCCTCACTTGAAAAGGAAGGTAAAACTGTCGTTTATATTAGTGATGAAGGAGGCATTCTTGGACTTATCGCTTTAAAAGATACGCTTCGCCAAGAAACAATAGTTGCTATTCGTGAATTGCAAAGCATTGGTGTCGAAGCAATTATGATTACTGGCGATAATGAAGAAACGGCAAAAGCTATTGCCTCTGAAAGTAATATAAAAGAATATTACGCATCATGTTTACCAGAAACAAAAGTTGAAACGATTAAAAAGTTAAAAGAAAAATACGGTACAGTAGCAATGGTCGGAGACGGTATAAATGATGCACCTGCACTAGCTACTGCTAGCATTGGTGTCGCAATGGGAGAAGGAACAGATGTAGCTTTAGAAACTGCGGATGTTGTACTGATGAAAAACGAACTATCTCGTCTTTCTCAAGCGATCCGTCTATCAAAACGAATGAACCGTATTGTGAAGCAAAACGTAATCTTTTCGCTAGCCGTTATTGCCATGCTAATTTGTTCAAACTTCTTGCAATTTTTAGCTCTTCCATTCGGTGTTATTGGCCATGAAGGAAGTACGATTCTTGTCATTTTGAATGGCTTACGATTATTAAAAGGAAGCAAATAA
- a CDS encoding DUF1128 domain-containing protein — protein sequence MDLSVKSEENVEYMVEAIKEKLRMVNAGAMRAASFNEEMYEDLRDIYDHVMKRETFSISEMQAITEELGTLIKK from the coding sequence GTGGATTTATCCGTAAAGTCAGAAGAAAACGTTGAATATATGGTCGAAGCTATTAAAGAAAAATTACGTATGGTTAATGCTGGAGCGATGAGAGCTGCTAGTTTTAACGAAGAAATGTACGAAGATTTACGTGACATTTATGATCATGTTATGAAACGTGAAACATTCAGCATTAGTGAAATGCAAGCTATTACAGAAGAATTAGGTACATTAATTAAAAAGTAA